From one Streptomyces sp. CA-210063 genomic stretch:
- a CDS encoding TetR/AcrR family transcriptional regulator has protein sequence MAQKPTPLREQTRSMVRALLARTALELFAAKGYDDTTLDEIAAAAGVSKRTLFNYFRNKEDLALNGLSEQGELIAARLAERPADEDPWASLRAAFQVLEEIDLTAERRLEMITLLFGNESLRAGHAEKQARWQDLFAPLIEPRLPDSDHRALQARAISAAAITCLQAATEEWMRLGGQADHFDLYDAAVQAIRRPASPPEKTTT, from the coding sequence ATGGCTCAGAAACCGACACCCCTTCGGGAGCAGACCCGCTCGATGGTTCGCGCGCTCCTCGCCCGGACCGCCCTCGAACTGTTCGCCGCCAAGGGATACGACGACACGACACTCGACGAGATCGCCGCCGCGGCGGGTGTCTCCAAACGGACCCTGTTCAACTACTTCCGCAACAAGGAGGACCTCGCGCTCAACGGCCTGTCCGAGCAGGGGGAACTGATCGCCGCACGGCTCGCCGAGCGCCCGGCCGACGAGGACCCGTGGGCGTCGCTGCGTGCGGCGTTCCAGGTGCTGGAGGAGATCGACCTCACCGCCGAGCGCCGGCTCGAGATGATCACGCTGCTGTTCGGCAATGAATCCCTGCGCGCCGGCCACGCCGAGAAGCAGGCCCGCTGGCAAGACCTGTTCGCACCGTTGATCGAGCCGCGACTGCCCGACTCCGACCACCGGGCCCTGCAGGCCCGCGCGATCTCGGCCGCGGCGATCACCTGCCTCCAGGCAGCCACAGAAGAGTGGATGCGCCTGGGCGGACAGGCCGACCACTTCGACCTCTACGACGCCGCCGTACAGGCCATCCGCCGCCCCGCCTCACCACCAGAGAAGACAACGACATGA
- a CDS encoding TetR/AcrR family transcriptional regulator, protein MSGAARTNTRDIARAAVRAELTQVAFELFLRDGFDKVTLDDLASAAGVSRSTFLRYFGTKEDAVLGAFDAHGNWVAEALRARPADEDDWTALRRALDTVIQRYHQDPAGSLATTRLVRETPALCARQLEKQHGWRPTLARALAERHGSSGSPSLADTVRAAAALDCLNIALDHWTASDGDLDLVALLDEAFAALAP, encoded by the coding sequence GTGAGCGGAGCAGCGCGGACGAACACCAGGGACATCGCACGGGCCGCCGTACGGGCCGAACTCACCCAGGTTGCCTTCGAGTTGTTCCTTCGCGACGGCTTCGACAAGGTGACGCTCGACGATCTGGCGTCGGCCGCCGGGGTGTCCCGGAGCACCTTCCTGCGCTACTTCGGCACCAAGGAGGACGCCGTACTCGGCGCCTTCGACGCGCACGGCAACTGGGTCGCCGAGGCGCTGCGCGCCCGCCCCGCCGACGAGGACGACTGGACGGCGCTGCGGCGGGCGCTGGACACGGTCATCCAGCGGTACCACCAGGACCCGGCCGGTTCCCTCGCCACCACCCGGCTCGTCCGGGAGACCCCCGCGCTCTGCGCACGCCAGTTGGAGAAGCAGCACGGCTGGCGGCCCACGCTGGCCCGGGCCCTGGCCGAACGCCACGGCTCCTCGGGCTCCCCGAGCCTCGCCGACACCGTACGGGCCGCCGCCGCCCTCGACTGCCTCAACATCGCCCTCGACCACTGGACGGCCTCCGACGGCGACCTCGACCTCGTCGCCCTCCTGGACGAGGCCTTCGCGGCGCTCGCGCCGTAG
- a CDS encoding TetR/AcrR family transcriptional regulator, protein MTVGADRATPPPRRRDAQRNWELLVAAAHEVFTEQGLDAPLDVIARRAGVGNATLYRHFPSRATLIDAVFHDQLTDTMAVGERVRNAPDAWTGLNEYLGTVFGTLAADRGTNDLMTTHMRGVDVLEDVHEHNRRTLDQLLARGRDEGTVRPDVTTEDVLFALAALGRAVPALTAATAPDAWRRPLTLLLDSLRPPGPTSPPPPLPGPALTAAQLGDVLEALGSHRGTRG, encoded by the coding sequence ATGACCGTCGGTGCGGACCGCGCGACACCGCCGCCACGGCGGCGCGACGCGCAGCGCAACTGGGAGCTGCTGGTGGCGGCGGCCCATGAGGTGTTCACCGAGCAGGGGCTCGACGCGCCGCTGGATGTGATCGCCCGCCGGGCGGGAGTGGGGAACGCGACGCTCTACCGGCACTTCCCGAGCCGCGCCACCCTCATCGACGCCGTCTTCCACGACCAGCTCACGGACACGATGGCCGTCGGGGAGCGCGTCCGGAACGCGCCGGACGCCTGGACCGGGCTCAACGAATACCTCGGGACGGTCTTCGGCACGCTGGCCGCCGACCGCGGCACGAACGACCTCATGACCACGCACATGCGGGGTGTCGACGTCCTGGAGGACGTGCACGAGCACAACCGGCGGACCCTCGACCAGCTGCTGGCGCGCGGCCGCGACGAGGGCACCGTCCGCCCCGACGTCACCACCGAGGACGTCCTCTTCGCCCTCGCCGCCCTCGGCCGAGCCGTCCCGGCCCTCACCGCCGCGACCGCCCCCGACGCCTGGCGCCGCCCCCTGACCCTCCTCCTCGACAGCCTCCGCCCACCCGGACCTACGTCCCCGCCCCCGCCCTTGCCCGGGCCCGCCCTCACCGCCGCCCAACTCGGTGACGTACTGGAGGCGTTGGGATCTCATCGGGGGACGAGGGGATAG
- a CDS encoding maleylpyruvate isomerase family mycothiol-dependent enzyme, with amino-acid sequence MSKRLPPADLPNMAAALRAERAEMLNFTSGLTDDEWTAPSAAAGWRIADVVAHIGATARSFYMPSGVRTVFAASLEQVNEDPVDRRRHWSRAKVMAEYQRAGRRATTLLDVVRRTPAARVRVPLAELGRHPLALLISGALVFDHHTHLRHDMAPALGRPAPPTDADRMRAVLTWMIAVLGNQVAQAPVAGLDARVALTLTGPGGGTWWIDEAGALAPSNGKVAAHVTAPALTFPDWGTQRSSWRDSDVTVTGDTELAARFLDAVNVI; translated from the coding sequence ATGAGCAAGCGCCTGCCCCCCGCCGACCTGCCGAACATGGCCGCCGCCCTGCGCGCCGAACGCGCCGAGATGCTGAACTTCACCAGCGGCCTCACCGACGACGAATGGACCGCGCCCAGCGCCGCAGCCGGCTGGCGCATCGCCGACGTCGTCGCCCACATCGGTGCCACCGCGCGCAGCTTCTACATGCCCTCGGGAGTGCGCACGGTCTTCGCCGCCAGCCTCGAGCAGGTGAACGAAGACCCCGTCGACCGGCGGCGCCACTGGAGCCGCGCCAAGGTGATGGCCGAGTACCAGCGCGCCGGCCGCCGAGCCACCACCCTCCTCGACGTCGTCAGACGCACGCCCGCCGCCCGAGTACGGGTACCGCTGGCCGAACTCGGCCGCCACCCCCTGGCTCTGTTGATCAGCGGAGCACTCGTCTTCGACCATCACACCCACCTGCGCCACGACATGGCCCCCGCCCTCGGCCGGCCCGCACCGCCCACCGACGCGGACCGCATGCGCGCGGTCCTGACGTGGATGATCGCCGTACTCGGCAATCAGGTCGCGCAGGCGCCGGTCGCCGGGCTCGACGCCCGCGTCGCACTGACCCTCACCGGCCCCGGCGGCGGGACCTGGTGGATCGACGAGGCAGGCGCCCTGGCTCCATCGAACGGCAAGGTCGCCGCGCACGTCACCGCCCCCGCGCTGACCTTCCCCGACTGGGGCACACAGCGGTCGTCCTGGCGCGACAGCGACGTGACGGTCACGGGCGACACGGAACTCGCCGCCCGCTTCCTCGACGCCGTCAACGTCATCTGA
- a CDS encoding NADPH-dependent F420 reductase, translating to MTKTLGLIGSGMIGGAVARLAVAAGLDVVLSNSRGPETLADLVGELGERARAATPAEAARAGDLVVATIPLHAYARLSAADLAGRTVIDTMNYYPERDGRLAELDGAEVTSSALVQRHLADSYVVKAFNNIDFRRLFTSARPAGAADRSALPIAGDHATAKAEVTRLLDALGYDAVDIGPLSDSWRSEPGTPVYVEPYLAARPAGLSQEEAGRWFFETPGVPVPAARVRELTDTAVRGEAGGSRMALSRD from the coding sequence ATGACCAAGACCCTCGGACTCATCGGCAGCGGAATGATCGGCGGCGCGGTGGCGCGGCTGGCCGTCGCCGCCGGCCTGGACGTCGTCCTGAGCAACTCGCGCGGCCCCGAGACCCTCGCCGACCTGGTCGGTGAACTCGGCGAGCGGGCCCGCGCCGCCACCCCCGCCGAAGCCGCCCGGGCCGGCGACCTGGTCGTCGCGACGATCCCGCTGCACGCCTACGCGCGGCTCTCCGCCGCCGACCTGGCCGGGCGGACGGTGATCGACACCATGAACTACTACCCGGAGCGCGACGGTCGCCTAGCCGAGCTGGACGGGGCCGAGGTGACCTCCAGCGCCCTGGTGCAGCGGCATCTGGCCGACTCGTACGTGGTCAAGGCGTTCAACAACATCGACTTCCGGCGGCTGTTCACCAGCGCCCGGCCCGCCGGTGCCGCCGACCGCAGCGCCCTGCCGATCGCGGGCGACCACGCGACCGCCAAGGCGGAGGTGACCCGCCTCCTCGACGCCCTCGGCTACGACGCGGTCGACATCGGCCCTCTCTCCGACAGCTGGCGCAGCGAGCCGGGCACACCCGTCTACGTCGAGCCGTACCTGGCGGCACGGCCGGCCGGGCTCAGCCAGGAGGAGGCGGGGCGCTGGTTCTTCGAGACCCCCGGTGTCCCGGTCCCGGCCGCCCGGGTGAGGGAACTGACCGACACGGCCGTCCGGGGCGAGGCGGGCGGCTCCCGCATGGCCCTCTCCAGGGACTGA
- a CDS encoding SDR family NAD(P)-dependent oxidoreductase yields MSKIDYRRQTVIVTGASSGLGAEFARQLARRGADLVLVARRADRLKDLADELTRAHGVTVTVVARDLGLPDAGRTLRAELESRGIHATGLVNNAGFATHNALTDEDPDRLQSMIALNVSALVDLSRAYIGPLASADTGVLINVASLLGFQPTPYLSVYGATKAFVLSFTESLWEETHDTGLRVLAVCPGATKTEFYDVAGSQQADYGTKRATPEHVVKMALDTLDRRSAPPSVITNGRPLALVSKFLPRRVTVRFMGRMARR; encoded by the coding sequence ATGAGCAAAATCGACTATCGCCGCCAGACCGTCATCGTCACCGGAGCCAGCTCCGGGCTCGGCGCGGAATTCGCCCGCCAGCTGGCCCGTCGCGGCGCGGATCTCGTACTCGTCGCCCGCCGCGCGGACCGGCTCAAGGACCTGGCCGACGAACTCACCCGCGCCCACGGCGTCACGGTGACCGTCGTCGCCCGCGACCTCGGCCTGCCCGACGCCGGCCGCACCCTGCGCGCCGAACTCGAATCCCGCGGCATCCACGCCACCGGCCTCGTCAACAACGCCGGCTTCGCCACCCACAACGCCCTCACCGACGAGGACCCGGACCGCCTGCAGAGCATGATCGCGCTGAACGTCAGCGCGCTGGTCGACCTCAGCCGCGCCTACATCGGCCCGCTGGCCTCCGCCGACACCGGCGTCCTGATCAACGTCGCGAGCCTGCTGGGCTTCCAGCCGACCCCGTACCTGAGCGTCTACGGCGCCACCAAGGCCTTCGTCCTCAGCTTCACCGAATCGCTGTGGGAGGAGACCCACGACACCGGCCTACGCGTCCTCGCCGTGTGCCCCGGCGCCACGAAGACCGAGTTCTACGACGTCGCCGGCAGCCAGCAGGCCGACTACGGCACGAAGCGAGCCACCCCCGAGCACGTCGTCAAGATGGCCCTGGACACGCTCGACCGCCGCTCCGCGCCCCCGTCGGTGATCACCAACGGCCGCCCGCTCGCCCTCGTCAGCAAGTTCCTGCCGCGCCGCGTGACGGTCCGGTTCATGGGCCGGATGGCCCGCCGCTAG
- a CDS encoding coniferyl aldehyde dehydrogenase — MTITEVTPQPTDAERFGRILAVQRAAHLRDGAPSLAARRSDLSRLKAALIARRSVIEEAINTDFGNRSRHETAMMELGGVVQGIDYLERNLRRFMRPTGRHTAWHMRFGTNRIEYQPLGVVGVISPWNYPVNLSLMPVVTAIAAGNRVMLKPSKFTPATNTVLASMLSEVFAQEQVTIVSGDGSAFSSLPFDHLVFTGSTEVGRAVMKAASEHLVPVTLELGGKSPTIVAKGHVTDRTVSDIVFGKLLSGGQTCIAPDYALVHESEIDTFVDSYDRLAKAAYPDGPTSKDYTSIINDKQYAILTDLIEDARNHGARIIEVGHRPGEAAHRPHTLAPTVVLGVTDEMRIAHEEIFGPILPVFPYRDIDDAIDHVNARPRPLALYYFGSNDTDRRKVLDRTTSGNVTVNGTIMHVGQDDLPFGGVGASGMGQYHGVEGFRTLSHPKGIFVQGHWNAARLLYAPFSKRTDALLNFFLR, encoded by the coding sequence ATGACCATCACGGAAGTCACACCACAGCCCACGGACGCGGAGCGCTTCGGTCGCATCCTCGCTGTTCAGCGCGCTGCCCATCTCCGCGACGGAGCGCCCTCACTGGCGGCGCGGCGCAGCGATCTGAGCAGGCTCAAGGCGGCACTGATCGCCCGGCGGAGCGTCATCGAGGAGGCGATCAACACCGACTTCGGAAACCGCTCGCGCCACGAGACCGCGATGATGGAGCTCGGTGGCGTCGTCCAGGGCATCGACTACCTGGAGCGCAATCTCCGTCGATTCATGCGCCCGACCGGCCGCCACACCGCCTGGCACATGCGTTTCGGCACCAACCGCATCGAATACCAGCCGCTCGGAGTGGTCGGGGTCATCTCACCGTGGAACTATCCCGTCAACCTGTCGCTGATGCCGGTCGTCACCGCGATCGCCGCCGGCAACCGCGTCATGCTCAAACCGTCGAAGTTCACCCCGGCGACGAACACCGTGCTCGCGTCGATGCTGAGCGAGGTCTTCGCACAAGAGCAGGTCACGATCGTCAGCGGCGACGGCAGCGCGTTCTCCTCCCTGCCCTTCGACCATCTCGTCTTCACCGGCAGCACCGAGGTAGGACGAGCCGTGATGAAGGCGGCGAGCGAGCACCTCGTCCCCGTCACGCTGGAACTGGGCGGCAAGTCCCCGACCATCGTCGCCAAGGGACACGTAACCGACCGGACCGTGTCCGACATCGTCTTCGGCAAACTCCTCAGCGGCGGGCAGACCTGCATCGCCCCCGACTACGCCCTGGTGCACGAATCCGAGATCGACACCTTCGTCGACAGCTACGACAGGCTGGCGAAGGCCGCCTACCCCGACGGTCCGACCAGCAAGGACTACACCTCGATCATCAACGACAAGCAGTACGCGATCCTCACCGACCTGATCGAAGACGCCCGTAACCACGGGGCGCGGATCATCGAGGTCGGTCACCGACCGGGCGAGGCCGCCCACCGCCCGCACACCCTCGCACCGACCGTCGTGCTCGGCGTCACCGACGAGATGCGCATCGCCCACGAGGAGATCTTCGGCCCCATCCTCCCGGTCTTCCCCTACCGCGACATCGACGACGCCATCGACCACGTCAACGCACGGCCCCGACCGCTCGCCCTCTACTACTTCGGCAGCAACGACACCGACCGCCGCAAGGTCCTCGACCGCACGACCTCCGGCAACGTCACCGTCAACGGCACCATCATGCACGTCGGACAGGACGACCTTCCCTTCGGCGGCGTCGGCGCCAGCGGCATGGGCCAGTACCACGGCGTCGAGGGCTTCCGAACGCTCAGCCACCCCAAGGGCATCTTCGTGCAAGGCCACTGGAACGCCGCCCGTCTCCTGTACGCCCCCTTCAGCAAGCGCACCGACGCCCTTCTCAACTTCTTCCTTCGATAG
- a CDS encoding dienelactone hydrolase family protein, which translates to MTSVLTSPTDIPTPDGTVDAHVFHPAGDGPHPAVLLYMDAFGVRGHLKGMAERLAAAGHVVLLPNVMYRSGRAPLVELPDFINPAERPEIIERIRPAMRGLTPDAAMRDAGVYLDWLAASPLTNGGPVGITGYCVGAGLALRTAGTYPERVAAAAGFHGAHLATDAPDSPHLLADRITAELYFGHADNDSTNPADQIDRLDKALTAAGVRHRAEVYAGAHHGFTQADTAMHSPEATERHWAALLDLLARNL; encoded by the coding sequence ATGACCTCCGTACTCACCTCCCCGACGGACATCCCGACCCCCGACGGAACCGTCGACGCGCACGTCTTCCACCCGGCCGGCGACGGCCCGCACCCCGCCGTCCTGCTCTACATGGACGCGTTCGGGGTGCGCGGGCATCTGAAGGGGATGGCGGAGCGGCTGGCGGCGGCCGGCCATGTCGTCCTGCTGCCGAACGTGATGTACCGCAGCGGGCGGGCGCCCCTGGTGGAGCTGCCCGACTTCATCAACCCGGCGGAGCGGCCGGAGATCATCGAGCGGATCCGCCCGGCGATGCGGGGCCTGACGCCGGACGCGGCCATGCGGGACGCCGGTGTCTACCTGGACTGGCTGGCGGCCTCGCCCCTGACGAACGGCGGCCCGGTGGGCATCACCGGCTACTGCGTGGGCGCGGGCCTGGCACTGCGGACGGCCGGGACGTACCCGGAGCGGGTGGCCGCGGCGGCCGGCTTCCACGGCGCGCACCTCGCCACCGACGCGCCGGACAGCCCCCATCTGCTCGCCGACCGCATCACCGCCGAGCTGTACTTCGGCCACGCCGACAACGACTCCACCAACCCCGCCGACCAGATCGACCGCCTCGACAAGGCCCTCACCGCGGCCGGCGTCCGCCACCGCGCCGAGGTCTACGCGGGCGCCCACCACGGCTTCACCCAGGCCGACACGGCCATGCACAGCCCCGAGGCGACGGAACGCCACTGGGCCGCGCTGCTGGATCTGCTGGCGCGCAACCTCTGA
- a CDS encoding cytochrome P450 family protein, producing MRAPTLDELAPDGHDFATDPHAVYAALRAKGPVHRVHLPQTGDCWLVVSRDAARAALTDSRLSNDIRHSAWETDGGNAIGVNMLQSDPPQHTRLRQSVAAHFTPARTASLRPRIEDIATALLSELPAQGTADLVSRYALPLPVAVICEILGVPDTDRNVFHDWSTELVMPTSPEATAGAAAALTDYLTNLIARKRATPDDTLLSELTATDPDALSSEELLGMAFLILVAGHETTVNLISATVHSLLTHPDQLAALRADFTLTGAATEESLRYNSPVQATVLRFAAEPLILADTPISPGDAVQVSLAAASRDPLHFPSPDRFDLTRRPNSHLAFGHGLHHCLGAPLARTEATIALRLLLQHHPHLTFATTPTTLTWRTSTLLRGLPELPVRLG from the coding sequence ATGCGAGCACCCACGCTGGACGAACTGGCCCCCGACGGCCACGACTTCGCGACCGACCCCCACGCCGTCTACGCGGCCCTGCGCGCGAAGGGCCCCGTGCACCGGGTGCACCTCCCGCAGACGGGTGACTGCTGGCTGGTCGTGAGCCGGGACGCCGCCCGGGCCGCGCTGACGGACTCCCGGCTGAGCAACGACATCCGCCACTCCGCCTGGGAGACGGACGGCGGCAACGCGATCGGCGTCAACATGCTCCAGAGCGACCCGCCCCAGCACACCCGGCTGCGCCAGTCGGTCGCCGCGCACTTCACCCCCGCCCGGACGGCGTCCTTACGCCCCCGGATCGAGGACATAGCGACGGCCCTGCTGTCGGAACTGCCCGCTCAGGGCACGGCCGACCTGGTGAGCCGGTACGCGCTGCCGCTCCCCGTGGCGGTGATCTGCGAGATCCTGGGCGTCCCCGACACCGACCGGAACGTCTTCCACGACTGGTCGACGGAACTGGTGATGCCGACGTCACCGGAAGCGACGGCAGGCGCGGCCGCGGCCCTCACGGACTACCTCACGAACCTGATAGCCCGCAAACGCGCCACCCCCGACGACACCCTGCTGAGCGAGCTGACGGCCACGGACCCGGACGCCCTCTCCTCCGAGGAACTCCTCGGCATGGCCTTCCTCATCCTCGTCGCGGGCCACGAGACGACGGTCAACCTCATCTCGGCGACCGTCCACAGCCTGCTGACCCACCCCGACCAACTGGCGGCCCTCCGCGCGGACTTCACCCTGACCGGCGCGGCGACAGAGGAATCCCTCCGCTACAACTCCCCGGTCCAGGCCACGGTGCTGCGCTTCGCCGCCGAACCCCTGATCCTCGCGGACACCCCGATCTCCCCCGGCGACGCCGTCCAGGTCTCCCTGGCCGCGGCCTCCCGCGACCCTCTCCACTTCCCGTCCCCCGACCGCTTCGACCTCACCCGCCGCCCCAACTCCCACCTCGCCTTCGGCCACGGCCTCCACCACTGCCTGGGCGCCCCCCTCGCCCGCACCGAGGCCACCATCGCCCTACGCCTCCTCCTCCAACACCACCCCCACCTCACCTTCGCCACCACCCCCACCACCCTCACCTGGCGAACCAGCACCCTCCTGAGGGGCCTGCCGGAACTGCCGGTCCGGCTGGGGTGA
- a CDS encoding cytochrome P450, protein MGQVETSQDGTTRTNQTKPDRGHRTESGGDADVVRLPMPSAGPLDPPAAWERLRAKCPVATVELPSGDRAKFVSRYDDVRALLSDPRFSRPRAGDDTARISADGSGGVAADASSEYALAIPETGEPHLRWRRQVGRYFTAKRMAALRPGMAEIAETLLDEMIERGQPGDLKAALGFPLPVYVICDLLGAPAEDRDRFSHWSDAFLNVSRFSKEETGAAFTEFARYMAELVAAKRTEPGEDLLSMLIVESAALPEAERLTDDELLATGMGLLVAGHETTANMIGKMVALLLADRGRWEQLLADPSLVRTAVEEVLRFDANLGGFGMRRYLSEDVDLDGELLPSGTTVFCGMSAANRDERVFTAADEMDLTRSPNPHLTFGAGPHSCLGQALARTELQVVLEVLLRKLPTLELAVPADELRKVEGLLVGGLREVPVRW, encoded by the coding sequence ATGGGCCAGGTCGAAACGAGCCAAGACGGAACAACCCGCACCAACCAGACCAAGCCGGACAGGGGTCATCGCACCGAATCGGGCGGGGACGCCGATGTCGTCCGGCTGCCGATGCCGAGCGCCGGCCCCCTGGACCCGCCCGCCGCATGGGAACGGCTGCGGGCGAAGTGCCCGGTGGCCACGGTGGAGTTGCCGAGCGGCGACCGGGCGAAGTTCGTGAGCCGTTACGACGACGTCCGCGCCCTCCTGTCCGACCCCCGCTTCTCCCGTCCGCGCGCCGGGGACGACACCGCGCGGATCTCCGCCGACGGCTCGGGCGGCGTCGCGGCCGACGCGTCCTCCGAGTACGCGCTGGCGATCCCGGAGACCGGCGAGCCGCATCTGCGCTGGCGGCGCCAGGTGGGCCGGTACTTCACCGCGAAACGCATGGCGGCCCTGCGCCCCGGTATGGCGGAGATCGCTGAGACCCTGCTCGACGAGATGATCGAGCGCGGACAGCCCGGCGACCTCAAGGCCGCCCTCGGCTTCCCGCTCCCGGTCTACGTCATCTGCGATCTGCTCGGCGCGCCGGCCGAGGACCGCGACCGCTTCTCGCACTGGTCGGACGCGTTCCTGAACGTCAGCCGTTTCTCGAAGGAGGAGACGGGGGCGGCGTTCACCGAGTTCGCGCGGTACATGGCCGAACTCGTCGCGGCGAAGCGGACCGAGCCGGGCGAGGACCTGCTCAGCATGCTGATCGTGGAGAGCGCCGCGCTGCCGGAGGCCGAACGGCTCACCGACGACGAACTCCTCGCCACCGGCATGGGGTTGCTGGTCGCCGGCCACGAGACCACCGCGAACATGATCGGCAAGATGGTCGCGCTGCTGCTGGCCGACCGCGGCCGCTGGGAGCAGTTGCTCGCCGACCCGTCCCTCGTCCGTACGGCGGTCGAGGAGGTACTCCGCTTCGACGCCAACCTCGGCGGCTTCGGGATGCGGCGCTATCTGAGCGAGGACGTCGACCTCGACGGGGAGCTGCTGCCCAGCGGCACCACCGTGTTCTGCGGTATGTCCGCCGCCAACCGTGACGAGCGGGTCTTCACCGCCGCCGACGAGATGGACCTCACCCGCAGCCCCAACCCCCACCTCACCTTCGGCGCCGGCCCCCACTCCTGCCTCGGCCAGGCCCTCGCCCGCACCGAGCTCCAGGTCGTCCTGGAAGTCCTCCTCCGCAAACTCCCCACCCTCGAACTCGCCGTCCCCGCCGATGAGTTGCGCAAGGTCGAGGGCCTCCTCGTGGGCGGCCTGCGCGAGGTCCCGGTGCGCTGGTGA
- a CDS encoding alpha/beta hydrolase has translation MTKRPARRAVLSGGLAGGLALVGAGAGGGPAWAAEVGRGSGEAAGVEAYVPVAVGAGGGPVGSDRVHVLTVGPRDAGTVLVLVPGMFGAANDFRLMARDLVARVPGVQVWAVDRREENLADRTGFGGTADPVGYYLDGRYRAWEPAEAGFFGAWGLERALEDLRCVVLAARGGGRRRVVLGGHSWGATSALAYAAWDFAGRAGYRDLAGLAVLDGGVRGAFEGTGTPVRDSPEEVRERLAAIAGGQVFDMTLSGVGLGGRAESTQIWYQLAGWYAHHDPEGRSVLQERVPEALRVPFPVTNAALLGTFVDAGFGWPNDISVHSGHLAAEADGSGVRGWVDDGITPIGRVAEAYAGPVPGVWEWYWPARLSVDLDVSDVYADTDLARSLGLRLRHAAGLDIPLYAFQTSYSQGTVVEGARRVVAESRIPYAVHETDEGMNHLDPLFAATEHNTATRTLAEFVGRVVTGVR, from the coding sequence ATGACGAAGCGGCCGGCGCGTAGAGCGGTGTTGAGTGGTGGGCTGGCCGGAGGGCTGGCTCTGGTGGGGGCAGGGGCGGGAGGTGGGCCTGCCTGGGCGGCCGAGGTCGGGCGGGGGTCTGGTGAGGCGGCCGGGGTGGAGGCCTATGTGCCGGTCGCCGTGGGGGCCGGGGGTGGGCCCGTCGGGAGTGATCGGGTGCATGTGCTCACGGTGGGGCCTCGGGATGCGGGGACCGTCCTGGTGCTGGTGCCGGGGATGTTCGGGGCGGCCAATGACTTTCGGCTGATGGCCCGGGATCTGGTCGCGCGGGTGCCGGGGGTGCAGGTGTGGGCCGTGGACCGGCGGGAGGAGAATCTGGCCGACCGGACGGGGTTCGGGGGCACGGCCGACCCGGTGGGGTACTACCTCGACGGGCGGTATCGGGCGTGGGAGCCGGCCGAGGCGGGGTTCTTCGGGGCGTGGGGGCTGGAGCGGGCCCTCGAAGATCTGCGATGTGTCGTGCTGGCCGCTCGGGGCGGTGGGCGGCGGCGGGTCGTGCTCGGAGGGCATTCCTGGGGTGCGACCAGTGCGTTGGCGTATGCGGCCTGGGATTTCGCGGGACGGGCCGGATATCGGGATCTCGCCGGGCTGGCGGTCCTCGACGGGGGTGTGCGCGGGGCGTTCGAGGGGACCGGGACGCCCGTGCGGGACTCGCCGGAGGAGGTGCGGGAGCGGCTCGCGGCGATCGCCGGCGGGCAGGTCTTCGACATGACGCTCAGCGGGGTCGGGCTGGGCGGCCGGGCGGAGAGTACGCAGATCTGGTACCAGCTCGCCGGGTGGTACGCCCATCACGACCCCGAGGGGCGGTCCGTGCTCCAGGAGCGGGTGCCCGAGGCGCTGCGGGTGCCGTTCCCGGTGACCAACGCCGCGCTGCTGGGGACCTTCGTCGACGCCGGGTTCGGCTGGCCCAACGACATCAGCGTCCACTCCGGGCACCTCGCCGCCGAGGCGGACGGCAGTGGCGTACGGGGGTGGGTCGACGACGGGATCACGCCCATCGGGCGGGTCGCCGAGGCGTACGCGGGGCCCGTGCCGGGGGTGTGGGAGTGGTACTGGCCCGCCCGGCTGTCCGTGGATCTGGATGTGAGCGACGTCTACGCCGACACCGATCTCGCCCGTTCCCTCGGGCTGCGGCTGCGGCACGCCGCCGGGCTCGACATCCCGCTGTACGCCTTCCAGACCAGCTACTCCCAGGGGACCGTCGTCGAGGGCGCCCGGCGGGTCGTCGCCGAGTCCCGTATCCCGTACGCCGTCCACGAGACCGACGAGGGCATGAACCACCTCGACCCGCTCTTCGCCGCCACGGAGCACAACACGGCCACGCGCACGCTGGCGGAGTTCGTGGGGCGGGTGGTGACCGGGGTCCGCTGA
- a CDS encoding ferredoxin gives MKVHVDEAKCCGAGQCVLIAPEVFDQRDEDGIVVLLDAEPTPPHHPAVREAAAVCPAAAITLDGE, from the coding sequence CTGAAGGTCCACGTCGACGAGGCGAAGTGCTGCGGCGCCGGCCAGTGCGTCCTCATCGCCCCCGAAGTCTTCGACCAACGCGACGAGGACGGCATCGTCGTACTCCTCGACGCGGAACCCACCCCACCGCACCACCCGGCCGTCCGCGAGGCGGCGGCGGTCTGCCCGGCCGCGGCGATCACGCTGGACGGGGAGTGA